From the genome of Terriglobia bacterium:
AAGAGGCTTGCCGAATACATGCAGAATTGTAATCCGAACTGGGTTAAGGTAGTGGACTCGCTGGAGCGCGGCTGAGGTGCGCGAAATCCGCACTATCGCCGTGATCAGCGCCGGACCTGCAGGGCGAAGCATCGCCCAGTTGGCTGCTCTCGGTGGCTTCCGAACCATTCTCGAAGACATTCTGCCTACCAGCCTGCGTCGCGCCGAAGGCGAGATCCGCGGCAGCCTCGAGAGCGCCGTGAACTCGGGACTGGTCGCGCACGCGGAGTCAGAGGCGGCGATGGCCAGGCTCGAATTTGCGACGTCGCTGGAAGAAGCCGCGAGGGAGGCCGACATGGTTATCGAGGCCGTCCCGGACGAGTTCGAATCCAAGGAGGAAATTTTTCGGCTGCTCGATCGGATCTGCCGGCCGGGTACGCTCCTGGTTTCCAGCAGCCTCTCCTTGCGCGTGAGCGATATCGCGGCAATTACGGAACGGCCTACGGATATTGTCGGTATGCGCTTTGTGCGCGCAGATTCAGGCAACGGCAGCGAAATCGAAGTGATTGCCGGAGCGTGTACCGCGGAAGAGAGCTCAAACTCGGCGATAGCAGTAGCGCGTCACATGGCCACTGGCGCTGTGCTGATTTCAGAAGCCGCCGCAGCTCAGTAGACCGCCAACTTCCGTAAACCGAACCTGCTTGTCAACTTGTGAGTTTTTGCAGGTGCTGGAAGCCGTGCGTGGCGTAAATTACCATGCCGAATGTCGTCGCGTTATATGCCATGTGCACAAGAACCGAAGCGGCCAATGATTCCGCCCTCGCCCTCACAAGCGTGAGCACCACGCCGACGATAAAGATCCCGAGCAGCGGTGACCAACTGAATGCCAGCTGTCCGCCATGAAGAAGAGCGAAGGGCAGAGCGGTCAGGAACACGCTCCAGAAGAGATTCATCGTTCGGTCAAGTGCAGGGAACAGCAGCCCACGGAAGAACAATTCTTCCGCCGGCGGTGCAATAAAGGTACCGAAAATTGTGAGCAGCCACGCCGCCAGTGGGGTGCGGAATAAATCCTCGAGAGGAACATGTTTCGGCTGAGGAAGCATATGTCCCAGGGCCTGAATCGCGACGCACAGCAAGATGCCGCCGCTTATGTAAACAGGCCACGAAATCCGGGGCCAGCGCCAGCGAATTCCTTCGGCAAATGGAATTCCGTAGTGGCGCACGATCAGGCGGTAAACAAACCACAAGGTGATCAGGTATGCCAGCAGTTGTGATACGGTCGCCAGCCGTGCATCGGTTACCACGTCCGTCATCGGCATGCCGCGGAACCACGGCAAGCCGGTGGCGATCATGATAACGAGAACGATCGAGAAGATGATCGCGACGAATGCGATGATGGCGATTTTGGCGACATCCGCAAGCGTCCAGACGGGGAAGCGCTCCATTTCAGCAATGAACGCGGAGAGCGCGGGCGAACTGGGTTGAGTAATCTGAGAGTCGTCCTGGGGCACGGGGAAATTTTATAGAAACATCAGGAAAACGGGTAATCGGGCGTTCCCGCATCTCGCGATTAGCCGATCATTTCGTAGCCGACTGGGGCGAATTTGGCGTCTGCTTGGTCGGCTGGACCGTCCCGTAATCCTGCCCGCCGGGTGCGACGGCCCGCGCAACGATAGCTTGGAAAGCGTTTCGGAATGCGGGGTACTTGGCCATCAGCGCATTAATCAAGTCCATATTCTCCTGCCAGGTTTTGGCAGTGTCGCTGATATCAGGGGAAGCGTACTTGACGACGAGGTCGAGTTCATTGCCCACCGGGAGGGGAAACATCGTCATAAGCGGATATGTCTTCCCGTTCGCGTTGAAGTTTACGGTTTGGTTTTGCCCGACGGGAAGATCCTTTGGTGCGACCTGTTGCATCTCGTCGTAGAGTTTGTCCAGTTGCAGTGTGCTCATGAACGGAACTGGCGCAAGCAGATCGCGCGCCTGCCAGTAGTAGAAATAGGCAGTGGCGTTATCACCCTTCTGCTTGTAATCCCGAGCCTGCTGAACATACCAATCGCCGTTGTGGGTGGCTGCTGTTCCCGCTTTGGCGTAGTAGCCTGCCAGCTTCCACTGTTGTCCCATTTGCTGCAGGACGAAGGACAGCGTGAAGGGTTCCTTAGATCCTTGGGCGTCCACGATTGCCAGGGCGTACATGCCAGCCGGAAGGTTAGGTATGAAAAATGCGCTGCTTGTGGCTGTATGTCCGTAAGCGCCGAATACGCCGCAATAGAACTCGGCACGCTGGACGGTGCCGGTTGCGTTGGAGGCGTCAAGCAGGAACACGCTCCGAACGTTCGGCTGCGAGCCCTGCAGGCCGGCGAGATTGTCGCGGACCGCATTTGAGATTCCGCCGAAATTCTGGGCAACCGAGAGAATGGAGTTCTGCTGTAGCCCGGCGGAATCAGCATTGGCAGCCATCTGGAAGTACTGGCGCGCCGCCGAATCAATGGCGCTGCGGGTCGTCGGGTCCATGTCCTTGCCTTCGGTGCAGCGCTGGCTCCACGCAGCAACGGTACACAGCAGGACCAACAGCAAAGGCCATAGTCTCGGACGGATCATCGGGTTCTCCTCAAGCGTTAGGGTACTCCGCCAGTCAAGCAGATTCGACTCTAATGAGAATAGATGCGGGAGATAAAAATTCAGATGTTCAGAGCCGCGTACCATTCCGGTGGTAGAATCTGTGCATTGTGGCTCGTAAAGCACCTGCTTTGTTGAAGATGCTCAACCGGAATT
Proteins encoded in this window:
- a CDS encoding 3-hydroxyacyl-CoA dehydrogenase NAD-binding domain-containing protein — its product is MREIRTIAVISAGPAGRSIAQLAALGGFRTILEDILPTSLRRAEGEIRGSLESAVNSGLVAHAESEAAMARLEFATSLEEAAREADMVIEAVPDEFESKEEIFRLLDRICRPGTLLVSSSLSLRVSDIAAITERPTDIVGMRFVRADSGNGSEIEVIAGACTAEESSNSAIAVARHMATGAVLISEAAAAQ
- a CDS encoding CPBP family intramembrane glutamic endopeptidase; protein product: MPQDDSQITQPSSPALSAFIAEMERFPVWTLADVAKIAIIAFVAIIFSIVLVIMIATGLPWFRGMPMTDVVTDARLATVSQLLAYLITLWFVYRLIVRHYGIPFAEGIRWRWPRISWPVYISGGILLCVAIQALGHMLPQPKHVPLEDLFRTPLAAWLLTIFGTFIAPPAEELFFRGLLFPALDRTMNLFWSVFLTALPFALLHGGQLAFSWSPLLGIFIVGVVLTLVRARAESLAASVLVHMAYNATTFGMVIYATHGFQHLQKLTS